Proteins encoded together in one Lathyrus oleraceus cultivar Zhongwan6 chromosome 5, CAAS_Psat_ZW6_1.0, whole genome shotgun sequence window:
- the LOC127085938 gene encoding transcription elongation factor SPT6 homolog isoform X15: protein MARVRKKSTPEEDEQEKILRKGKRKLASTVDDDDEEDMDEFEVDGFLVGSDEDKEDSGEEDNPKQTQKKKKRKRSSKNIVLDDDDLELIRENKKKMNDGKLKRLKKTGKVTEPMEQSSDDEGSLNDLFEDVTDDSEDDMSDFIVDEEPAIYGKGDSLRPKKFKGMKHSSSLSKEAKHRSGKSGNDPKNMDVAGEGNSVADSDLPERIQMIEDIVGSIPVDRMSIEEESSWILRQLESNINPFFSEAKSCGLGDSVNREDIVRFLELYHIKKYDIPFIAMYRKEQCPSLLRDGKQDDSESTLLNDGEGKPKLNWHKILWIIKELDIKWLHLQKRKSMLQRYYNKHFEDECQMSFLAEESSFHKQIFDSITNMLEKAETEKEIDDVDMKFNLYFPPADEFLSSGYKRPLMKTYYSDCRKAGLSSLARKIGNPEKFSSLVTLNRVGVASEEDPEESPEEMAAIYTCETFRTSEAVLKGARHMASLMLSCEIPFRKHVRSIFMDKALVSTSPTLKGNIAIDSFHEFAGFKWLKDKPLLKFEDSQWLLIQKGEEEELLKVEIKLPDDAVKELLAIFNDAYLKDSEGTSTQLWNEQRKSIVQDTISSILLPSMEKEARALLNAKAKICSLMKYGMQFWNRISVAPYLNNDNAAAQERGVVACCWGNGKPGTTFVMLDSKGELVDIMHAGSLTLRSQNVNDQQRRKSDQKCVLKFLTIHRPKVIVLGAANATCIRLKEDINEIISMMSEDNFQDVSQEMNGLPAVVLGDEGLPHLYEESEISMSQFPRQYGIVKRAVALGRYLLNPLAMVATLCGVNKEVLSWKLNPLERFLSSDEKMEMIEWIMIDITNQVGIDINMGIRHDWLLAPLLFVSGLGPTKAGVLHRELLGGTDVRNRKDLAKFGLNTKRVFCNAVGFLQVSGDDPNFIDTAGNILDRTRIHPESYSLAEELAKAVVTIHYADANDTQVNAIECIQNEPKLLESFDLNEYADRMETEKGEYKRVTLFDMKMELVHGFNDPRSPYQEPTQEDEFYMVTGETGVALIEGERVQATVRRVLARQAFCVLESGISGVLFKEDFSDDIGDIPLTEKLREGVVLKCKIKLIDKSRCQVNLTCKVSELKSVGDQSFRDMDPYYCQGNFDLLSKQESTDKKDVNKNFLSRKISHPHFQNITADQAKEFLAEKIVGEFIFHPSSRGLCYLTLSLKFFDALYVHKDILEGEKSDDMNSLVELGRTLKVGDEIFESIDKVIELYVNPLVVHLKDLINFRKFKKGTKAEVDELLKHEKEEYPNRIPYGIGISFEHPGVFILSYIRSTNPHHEYIALHPKGFKFRKQIFNNVEQLMAYFQNHINDNVARANDQSKDYNDSGGGRGRGRGRGGGGGSCYKCGESGHMARECTQEGGGGGGGGRGGGGGTCYKCGESGHMARECTQEGGGGGGRGGGGTCYKCGESGHMARECTQEGGGGGGRGGGGTCYKCGESGHMARECTQEGGGGGGRGGGGGGACYKCGESGHMARECTQEGGGGGGRGGGSCYKCGESGHMARECTQEGGGGGGWSSSGGRRGGRGRGRGRGSSYSSFSHDDSVDVNDGGGFGTSNGGSGWGGTGGGSGWGGSGGKSWGGNSTNEESNPEKGGWGVTAADNGGSGNDNSGWSSAHGKNATSSGGESGWGATGGKSWGGNSSNKESNTTEGGWGVTTGSGNETGGTSWGGNSTNKESNATKGGWGVTTGSGNEIGGKSWGGNSTNKESNTAVGGWGVTAGSGNETGGKSWGGNSTNNESNTTGGGWGVMAGSGNETGGKSWGGTSTNNESNTTGGGWGVTAASGNETGGKSWGGNSTNKESNTTEGGWGVTTGSGNETGGKSWGGNSTNKESNTTGGWGVTTGSGNQDSGWSSGHWKNAAPSGGESGWGGTNGGSGWGGTGGSGGKSWGGSSTYEENNTAEGGGSGYGGGGGRGSGRGGGACFKCGESGHMARDCTQEGGGGRGGGGRGGGRGGGACFKCGESGHMARDCTQEGGGGGRGGGRGGGACFKCGESGHMSRECTQNGGGGGGGWGGGGRGGGRGGGVCFKCGESGHMARECTQEGGGGGGRGSGGGGACFKCGESGHMARECTQEGGSGGGGGGRYGGGGGGNCFKCGESGHFARECPSSTS, encoded by the exons ATGGCGAGAGTAAGAAAAAAATCTACTCCCGAAGAAGATGAACAAG AGAAAATCCTAAGGAAAGGGAAACGGAAATTAGCTTCTACTGTTGACGACGATGACG AAGAAGACATGGATGAGTTTGAGGTGGATGGGTTTTTAGTTGGTAGTGATGAAGACAAGGAAGATAGCGGTGAAGAAGATAATCCTAAGCAAACacaaaagaagaaaaagagaaa GAGATCGTCAAAAAACATTGTTCTTGATGACGATGATCTTGAATTGATCCGTGAGAACAAGAAAAAAATG AATGATGGGAAGCTGAAGAGGCTTAAAAAGACTGGCAAAGTTACCGAGCCGATGGAACAATCTTCTGATGATGAAG GATCTCTTAATGATCTTTTCGAAGATGTGACTGATGATTCTGAAGATGATATGTCAGATTTTATAGTGGACGAAGAGCCTGCTATCTATGGGAAGGGAGATTCTCTCAG ACCAAAAAAGTTTAAAGGCATGAAACATTCATCTTCGCTTTCAAAAGAAGCCAAACATAGATCTGGCAAGTCAGGCAATGATCCTAAAAATATGGACGTAGCTGGAGAGGGTAACTCTGTTGCTGATTCAGACTTACCTGAGAGGATACAG ATGATTGAGGACATTGTAGGATCTATTCCAGTTGACAGAATGAGTATTGAAGAAGAAAGTTCTTGGATACTACGCCAACTTGAATCCAACATAAATCCTTTCTTCAGTGAGGCCAAATCCTGTGGACTAGGTGATTCAGTAAATAGAGAGGATATTGTTAGGTTCTTGGAATTGTATCATATAAAGAAATATGAT ATTCCGTTTATTGCCATGTACCGTAAAGAACAATGCCCCAGTCTTCTGAGAGATGGTAAACAGGATGACTCAGAAAGCACATTATTGAATGATGGTGAGGGAAAACCTAAACTGAACTGGCACAAG ATACTCTGGATAATCAAGGAATTGGACATAAAATGGTTACATCTTCAGAAACGAAAGAGCATGCTCCAAAGATACTATAACAAACATTTTGAGGATGAATGCCAAATGTCTTTCCTTGCCGAGGAATCCAGTTTCCACAAGCAGATTTTTGACTCGATCACCAATATGCTCGAGAAGGCTGAAACAGAGAAAGAGATTGATGATGTTGATATGAAGTTTAATTTGTATTTTCCACCAGCTGATGAGTTCTTAAGTAGTGGTTATAAAAGGCCTCTGATGAAGACATACTATTCCGATTGCAGAAAGGCAGGATTATCTTCACTTGCTAGGAAAATTGGAAATCCTGAGAAATTTAGTTCTCTAGTTACTCTTAACAGAGTG GGAGTTGCCAGTGAAGAAGATCCAGAGGAATCTCCAGAGGAGATGGCTGCAATATATACATGTGAAACTTTTCGAACTTCCGAAGCCGTACTTAAAGGCGCCAGGCACATG gCTTCCTTGATGTTAAGCTGTGAGATACCTTTCAGGAAACATGTCCGCAGCATATTTATGGATAAGGCTTTAGTATCAACTAGCCCTACATTGAAAGGAAATATAGCAATAGATTCCTTTCATGAATTTGCTGGGTTTAAGTGGCTGAAGGACAAACCTCTCTTGAAGTTTGAGGATTCTCAGTGGCTTCTCATTCAGAAGGGTGAAGAAGAGGAACTTCTTAAAGTTGAAATAAAGTTGCCTGATGATGCTGTAAAGGAGTTGTTGGCGATCTTCAACGATGCTTATCTCAAAGACTCTGAAGGAACATCTACTCAACTTTGGAATGAGCAGCGTAAATCAATCGTGCAGGATACTATTTCAAGCATTCTTTTGCCATCTATGGAGAAGGAAGCACGTGCGTTGTTAAATGCTAAGGCCAAAATCTGCTCATTAATGAAGTATGGGATGCAGTTTTGGAACAGAATCTCTGTGGCACCGTATCTAAACAATGACAATGCTGCTGCACAAGAGCGGGGAGTAGTGGCTTGTTGCTGGGGAAATGGTAAGCCAGGTACCACATTTGTCATGTTGGATTCTAAAGGCGAGTTGGTTGATATAATGCATGCCGGGTCACTGACACTGCGATCTCAGAATGTCAATGATCAGCAGCGCAGAAAAAGTGACCAGAAGTGTGTCCTCAAGTTCCTAACAATTCATCGACCAAAGGTTATTGTACTAGGAGCTGCCAATGCGACCTGTATAAGGTTGAAGGAGGACATCAATGAG ATTATTTCCATGATGTCTGAGGACAATTTTCAAGACGTCAGTCAAGAGATGAATGGACTACCAGCAGTTGTATTGGGGGACGAAGGCTTGCCACATCTCTATGAAGAGTCAGAGATATCAATGAGCCAGTTCCCCAGACAATATG GCATTGTAAAGAGAGCTGTGGCCCTTGGACGTTACCTTCTAAATCCACTGGCAATGGTTGCAACTCTCTGTGGAGTCAATAAAGAGGTATTGTCTTGGAAATTAAACCCTCTGGAGAGATTCCTATCAAGTGATGAGAAAATGGAGATGATAGAATGGATCATGATAGATATTACTAACCAAGTAGGTATAGACATAAATATGGGAATTAGACATGACTGGCTGTTGGCACCGTTGCTGTTTGTTTCTGGTCTTGGACCCACGAAAGCTGGTGTTTTGCACCGAGAACTACTTGGAGGTACAGATGTGAGAAATCGGAAGGACTTGGCTAAATTTGGACTGAACACAAAAAGGGTTTTCTGCAATGCTGTTGGTTTTTTACAGGTTTCTGGTGATGACCCAAATTTTATTGATACTGCTGGCAATATCCTTGACCGTACGAGAATTCATCCAGAGTCATATAGTCTTGCTGAGGAATTAGCTAAAGCTGTTGTTACTATACATTATGCTGATGCCAATGATACCCAAGTGAATGCAATTGAATGTATTCAAAATGAACCAAAACTGCTAGAGAGTTTTGATCTAAATGAATATGCTGATAGAATGGAAACTGAAAAAGGTGAATACAAAAGAGTTACTCTTTTTGACATGAAGATGGAACTAGTCCATGGATTTAATGATCCCAGAAGTCCTTATCAGGAACCGACTCAAGAGGATGAGTTCTACATGGTAACTGGAGAAACAGGGGTTGCACTGATTGAAGGAGAAAGAGTTCAGGCAACAGTTCGCCGTGTGCTGGCTCGTCAGGCATTCTGTGTGCTTGAATCTGGAATATCTGGAGTACTGTTTAAGGAGGACTTTTCAGATGATATTGGGGATATACCATTGACTGAAAAATTGCGTGAAGGCGTTGTGCTGAAATGCAAGATCAAACTAATTGATAAGAGTAGATGCCAGGTTAATCTGACATGTAAAGTGAGTGAATTGAAGAGTGTTGGTGATCAAAGTTTCCGCGACATGGATCCCTATTATTGTCAAGGAAACTTCGACTTGCTAAGTAAACAAGAGTCAACAGACAAAAAGGATGTAAATAAAAATTTCTTGTCGAGAAAAATTTCTCATCCCCATTTTCAGAATATAACTGCAGATCAGGCAAAGGAG TTCCTTGCAGAGAAGATCGTTGGGGAATTTATCTTCCACCCAAGTTCAAGGGGTCTATGTTATTTGACCCTATCTCTTAAATTTTTTGACGCACTTTATGTGCACAAAGACATTTTGGAAGGTGAGAAGAGTGATGATATGAATAGCTTGGTTGAACTTGGAAGGACATTAAAAGTAGGAGATGAAATATTTGAGAGCATAGATAAG GTTATTGAACTCTATGTCAACCCATTGGTAGTTCATCTGAAAGATTTGATTAATTTCCGAAAATTTAAAAAGGGCACCAAAGCGGAAGTTGACGAACTATTGAAACACGAGAAGGAGGAATATCCAAACAGGATACCATATGGCATTGGCATTTCGTTTGAGCATCCTGGGGTTTTTATATTGTCTTACATTAGAAGTACAAATCCACATCATGAGTATATTGCTCTCCATCCAAAAGGATTCAAATTCAGGAAGCAAATATTCAACAATGTTGAGCAGCTGATGGCATATTTCCAAAATCATATCAATGATAATGTTGCACGAGCAAATGACCAATCAAAAG ATTACAATGACAGTGGGGGTGGCCGCGGCCGCGGTCGTGGTCGTGGCGGGGGTGGTGGTTCATGCTACAAATGTGGTGAGTCGGGTCACATGGCTAGGGAGTGCACTCAGGAGGGTGGTGGAGGTGGAGGTGGAGGGAGGGGCGGTGGTGGTGGAACATGCTACAAATGTGGTGAGTCAGGTCACATGGCTAGGGAATGCACGCAAGAGGGTGGTGGAGGTGGAGGGAGGGGTGGCGGTGGAACATGCTACAAATGTGGTGAGTCAGGTCACATGGCTAGGGAATGCACTCAAGAGGGTGGCGGAGGTGGAGGAAGGGGTGGTGGTGGAACATGCTACAAATGTGGTGAGTCGGGTCATATGGCTAGGGAATGCACTCAGGAGGGTGGCGGAGGTGGAGGGAGAGGCGGCGGTGGTGGCGGAGCATGTTACAAATGTGGTGAGTCAGGTCACATGGCTAGGGAATGCACTCAAGAGGGCGGTGGAGGTGGAGGGAGGGGAGGTGGTTCATGCTACAAATGTGGTGAGTCAGGTCACATGGCTAGGGAATGCACTCAAGAGGGTGGTGGAGGTGGAGGGTGGAGCAGCAGTGGTGGGCGAAGAGGTGGAAGAGGCCGTGGCCGTGGACGTGGTTCTAGCTATAGCTCTTTCTCTCATGATGATAGCGTTGATGTCAACGATGGTGGTGGGTTTGGTACTTCAAATGGTGGGAGTGGATGGGGAGGAACTGGTGGTGGGAGTGGATGGGGAGGGAGTGGTGGTAAAAGTTGGGGTGGAAATAGTACTAATGAAGAAAGCAATCCCGAAAAAGGTGGTTGGGGGGTCACAGCTGCCGATAATGGTGGATCTGGAAATGATAATTCTGGATGGAGTTCCGCTCATGGGAAGAATGCAACCTCTTCTGGTGGTGAGAGTGGATGGGGAGCAACTGGTGGTAAAAGTTGGGGTGGAAATAGTTCTAACAAAGAAAGCAATACAACAGAAGGTGGTTGGGGAGTCACAACTGGATCGGGAAATGAAACAGGTGGTACAAGTTGGGGTGGAAATAGTACTAACAAAGAGAGCAATGCAACAAAAGGTGGTTGGGGAGTCACAACTGGATCTGGAAATGAAATTGGTGGTAAAAGTTGGGGTGGAAATAGTACTAACAAAGAGAGCAATACAGCAGTAG GTGGTTGGGGAGTCACGGCTGGATCTGGAAATGAAACTGGTGGTAAAAGTTGGGGTGGTAATAGTACTAACAATGAAAGCAATACAACAGGAGGTGGTTGGGGAGTCATGGCTGGATCTGGAAATGAAACTGGTGGTAAAAGTTGGGGTGGTACTAGTACTAACAATGAAAGCAATACAACAGGAGGTGGTTGGGGAGTCACGGCTGCATCTGGAAATGAAACTGGTGGTAAAAGTTGGGGTGGAAATAGTACTAACAAAGAAAGCAATACAACAGAAGGTGGTTGGGGAGTCACAACTGGATCTGGAAATGAAACTGGTGGTAAAAGTTGGGGTGGAAATAGTACTAACAAAGAAAGCAATACAACAGGTGGTTGGGGAGTCACAACTGGATCTGGAAATCAAGATTCTGGATGGAGTTCTGGTCATTGGAAGAATGCAGCTCCTTCTGGTGGTGAGAGTGGATGGGGAGGGACTAATGGGGGAAGTGGATGGGGAGGTACTGGAGGGAGTGGGGGTAAAAGTTGGGGTGGAAGTAGTACATATGAAGAAAATAATACAGCAGAAGGCGGAGGCAGTGGCTATGGAGGCGGTGGTGGACGAGGAAGTGGACGAGGTGGTGGGGCGTGTTTCAAGTGTGGTGAATCGGGTCACATGGCTAGGGACTGCACCCAAGAGGGAGGTGGAGGGAGGGGTGGTGGTGGACGGGGAGGTGGTAGAGGTGGTGGGGCGTGCTTCAAATGTGGTGAATCAGGTCACATGGCTAGGGACTGCACCCAAGAGGGTGGTGGAGGTGGACGAGGAGGCGGAAGAGGTGGTGGGGCGTGCTTCAAGTGTGGTGAGTCGGGTCACATGTCTAGGGAATGCACCCAGAATGGTGGTGGAGGTGGAGGAGGATGGGGAGGCGGTGGACGAGGAGGCGGAAGAGGTGGTGGCGTGTGCTTCAAGTGTGGTGAGTCAGGGCACATGGCTAGGGAATGCACCCAGGAGGGTGGAGGAGGTGGAGGGAGGGGTAGTGGCGGTGGTGGAGCATGCTTCAAATGTGGCGAGTCTGGTCACATGGCTAGGGAATGCACCCAAGAGGGTGGCAGTGGCGGAGGTGGTGGAGGGAGGTATGGGGGCGGCGGCGGTGGAAACTGTTTCAAATGTGGGGAGTCTGGGCATTTTGCGAGAGAATGCCCATCCAGCACTAGTTGA